From a single Helicovermis profundi genomic region:
- a CDS encoding ABC transporter permease: MNKLDLRLFRMLKNHKGQFIAVSLIVIIGLFSYVGFSMAMTNLKTTVNYYYDETNFADLFVELVKIPNKEITKLKKIDGISEISGRIVYDVPLVVKEKDEKVHVRMISVNPDNNQVNKLYKVKGDLIKDEKNDALVIQMFAEARGINLNSIIKAKLNGKVKELKVAGITASPEYIYLIENAQTLIPDLKKFGVVFISNKLAEDSFGMQGNSNELLIKVKNKEDIPRIKKELEDKLDKFGVKRVYERKEQLSNSMVGEEIKGGEKSSKAIPLIFLGVAAVIISVMISRLVSSNRVSIGVLKAMGYSNAQILIHYTKLSVIIGLFGASIGMIGGTIFSGFMAKMYTTYFFNIPILKAKIYPKYIILGILLSITFCIISGLFGARKVIGIHPAESMRPEAPKTGKRILIERINAIWKRVSFTQKIVIRNIFRSKKRFLFIAIGISLTYGMTMLPLTMTEQFSSMFTTQYGEFQKAEYSINFRSPINENNIIGIKELINTKEIEPKLEYPFEIVNGWKDKTVVLVGVRTNTNLYGFKNTRGDKISVPKTGILLSQNLAKSLGVKKGDYIKIKTFVPGREDKKVLVKDIIEQWLGINAYMNIENMQDLFVDRGMMTSIMLNSDDNVKGKLKNLNNITSIQSLSDISSGFKEYMKFSIFSIGIMLIFSGILGFAIVYNSTIMSINERQLEFSSLRVMGFHKNEIFSIILRENAYMTIFGLALGIPLSKFFVYGLAESFSTDIYTMSSYIAPNEYIITGVLTIIFIVLAQLATYGKIQKLDFIEALKNRTV; the protein is encoded by the coding sequence ATGAATAAATTAGATTTAAGACTTTTTAGAATGCTAAAAAATCATAAAGGACAATTCATCGCAGTCTCTCTTATTGTGATTATAGGATTATTTTCATATGTTGGATTTTCCATGGCAATGACAAATTTAAAAACAACTGTGAACTATTACTATGATGAAACAAATTTTGCTGATTTATTTGTAGAACTTGTAAAAATACCAAATAAAGAAATAACAAAATTAAAGAAAATAGATGGAATATCTGAAATAAGTGGACGAATTGTATATGATGTACCATTAGTTGTAAAAGAAAAAGATGAGAAGGTTCATGTAAGAATGATATCTGTAAATCCAGATAATAATCAAGTAAATAAGCTCTATAAAGTTAAAGGTGATTTAATTAAGGATGAAAAAAATGATGCACTTGTAATTCAAATGTTTGCTGAAGCTAGGGGAATAAATTTAAACAGTATTATAAAGGCTAAATTAAACGGAAAAGTAAAAGAACTTAAAGTAGCTGGAATTACAGCAAGTCCGGAATATATTTATTTAATAGAAAATGCTCAGACTTTAATTCCAGACTTAAAAAAATTTGGTGTTGTTTTTATTTCAAATAAATTAGCTGAAGATAGTTTTGGCATGCAAGGAAATAGTAATGAGTTATTAATAAAAGTTAAAAATAAAGAAGATATTCCAAGAATTAAAAAAGAACTAGAAGATAAACTTGATAAATTTGGAGTGAAAAGAGTATATGAAAGAAAAGAGCAACTTAGTAATAGTATGGTAGGTGAAGAGATAAAAGGTGGAGAAAAAAGTTCGAAAGCGATTCCTCTAATTTTTCTTGGTGTAGCTGCTGTTATTATATCAGTAATGATATCTAGACTTGTTTCTTCAAATAGAGTTTCAATTGGAGTTCTAAAAGCTATGGGATATTCTAATGCACAAATATTAATTCACTATACAAAGCTTTCAGTTATAATAGGACTCTTTGGTGCTTCTATTGGTATGATTGGTGGTACAATATTTTCTGGATTTATGGCGAAAATGTATACAACGTATTTTTTTAATATACCAATATTAAAAGCTAAAATTTATCCCAAATATATAATTCTTGGGATACTTCTTTCAATTACTTTTTGTATAATTTCCGGATTATTTGGAGCAAGAAAAGTAATAGGAATTCATCCTGCAGAATCTATGAGGCCTGAAGCGCCTAAGACAGGTAAAAGAATTTTAATAGAAAGAATAAATGCTATTTGGAAAAGAGTATCATTTACTCAGAAGATAGTGATAAGAAATATATTTAGATCTAAAAAGAGATTTTTATTTATAGCGATTGGAATTTCTCTAACTTACGGAATGACAATGCTTCCCTTAACAATGACTGAACAATTTTCTAGTATGTTTACAACGCAGTACGGAGAATTTCAAAAGGCTGAGTATAGTATAAATTTTAGAAGTCCAATAAATGAAAATAATATAATTGGGATAAAAGAATTAATTAATACAAAGGAAATTGAGCCGAAATTAGAATATCCTTTTGAGATAGTAAATGGATGGAAAGATAAAACTGTAGTGCTTGTAGGAGTTAGGACTAATACAAATTTATATGGATTTAAGAATACAAGAGGAGATAAAATAAGCGTCCCTAAAACTGGAATTTTATTATCACAGAATCTTGCAAAATCACTTGGGGTAAAAAAAGGTGACTATATTAAAATAAAAACTTTTGTTCCAGGAAGAGAGGATAAAAAGGTTTTAGTTAAGGATATTATAGAGCAGTGGCTTGGAATTAATGCATATATGAATATTGAAAATATGCAAGATTTATTCGTTGATAGAGGTATGATGACGAGCATAATGCTTAATTCTGATGATAATGTTAAAGGTAAATTAAAAAACTTAAACAATATAACTTCGATTCAATCTTTAAGTGATATATCAAGTGGATTTAAGGAATATATGAAATTTTCGATATTTTCAATTGGTATAATGCTAATATTTTCTGGTATTCTAGGATTTGCTATTGTTTACAATTCAACAATTATGAGCATAAATGAAAGACAATTAGAGTTTTCTTCACTTAGAGTAATGGGATTTCATAAAAATGAGATTTTTAGTATTATACTAAGAGAAAATGCCTATATGACAATTTTTGGCCTTGCTCTTGGTATTCCCTTATCTAAATTTTTCGTATATGGTTTAGCAGAATCTTTTAGTACGGATATATATACAATGTCATCTTATATCGCGCCGAATGAATATATAATTACTGGAGTATTAACCATTATATTCATTGTACTTGCACAGCTTGCGACTTATGGTAAAATACAAAAATTAGATTTTATTGAAGCTTTAAAAAATAGAACGGTATAG
- a CDS encoding efflux RND transporter periplasmic adaptor subunit: MFTKKRMIIIVTIVIILILGAVGYLSMKKGISVDLAITEKGDVIKSIEETGTIITKNNNTIYSKASGQISEVNFEIGDKVKKGQILIKLDTEDLLLKLEGMKATKEAMNYEYKEALKGADIERVNQLLTNVESARTSYLDLKRIYENNLVLYNTGALSKNDLDLSKSSLSRSSDNLNSATEELKLLRKGISKNVQERYLKQLENIQYEIEILNNSINNSEIKASEDFVVIEKYMSSGEYLNVGSPILKYSNGEVITSVDILASESRNIKRGTKVFVTDDSNKFKYEGKVTKVYPSAFTKVSDLGIEQKRVKVEVTFPEINEFTIGYDIDVEFITNELTNVVRLPDRAVFEKNNKKYVFISKNNKAVLNEVKIGLEGNDYYEIISGVAIDDLVILSPANEIEDGVLIYKEK; the protein is encoded by the coding sequence ATGTTTACTAAAAAAAGAATGATAATAATAGTGACTATAGTTATAATATTAATTTTGGGTGCAGTAGGTTATCTATCAATGAAGAAAGGAATTTCCGTAGATTTAGCAATTACGGAGAAAGGTGATGTTATTAAATCGATTGAAGAAACTGGAACAATAATTACTAAAAATAACAACACTATATATTCAAAAGCGAGTGGTCAAATTAGTGAAGTGAATTTTGAAATCGGAGATAAGGTAAAAAAAGGACAAATTTTAATTAAACTTGATACTGAAGACTTGTTACTTAAACTTGAAGGCATGAAAGCTACAAAAGAAGCGATGAATTATGAATATAAAGAAGCTCTAAAGGGTGCAGATATAGAGAGGGTGAATCAGCTTCTTACTAATGTAGAGAGCGCAAGAACGTCATATTTGGATTTGAAAAGAATTTATGAAAATAATTTAGTGCTTTATAATACTGGAGCATTAAGTAAGAATGATCTTGATTTGTCAAAGAGTTCATTAAGTAGAAGTAGTGATAATTTAAATTCAGCTACGGAAGAATTAAAACTGCTTAGAAAAGGTATATCAAAAAATGTACAAGAACGATATTTAAAGCAACTTGAAAATATACAGTATGAAATAGAAATATTAAATAATTCTATAAATAATAGTGAAATTAAAGCGTCTGAAGACTTTGTTGTAATTGAGAAGTACATGAGCTCTGGAGAATATTTGAATGTTGGCTCACCTATACTTAAGTATTCAAACGGAGAAGTAATAACAAGTGTAGATATACTAGCTAGTGAAAGTAGAAATATTAAAAGAGGAACAAAAGTATTTGTTACAGATGATAGTAATAAATTTAAATATGAGGGAAAAGTAACTAAGGTTTATCCAAGTGCTTTTACAAAAGTATCTGATTTAGGAATAGAACAAAAAAGAGTGAAAGTAGAAGTAACATTTCCCGAAATAAATGAATTTACTATTGGATATGATATTGATGTTGAATTTATAACAAATGAACTTACAAATGTTGTTAGACTACCTGATAGAGCAGTATTTGAAAAAAATAACAAAAAATATGTTTTCATTTCTAAAAATAATAAAGCTGTGTTAAATGAAGTAAAAATTGGACTTGAAGGAAATGATTACTATGAAATTATTTCAGGTGTAGCTATAGATGATTTAGTGATTCTTTCTCCAGCAAATGAAATAGAAGATGGAGTGCTTATATATAAAGAAAAGTAA
- a CDS encoding permease produces MDKKNEIKKENNMKLNKQMNSKKNMKNKKSSKIKWIMLSLVSILYITLFFFNKSKTIEAFNYSINLFLSIIPVLFIVLIIMFLFNLINEEKFKKMVENSSRHTQYIVMTILGTLSHGPIYAWYPLMKDLKNKGITDGSISSFLYSRGIKLTFLPALVIYFGLKYTIILTSYMFLFSYLLGVVIDFINPKKAVK; encoded by the coding sequence ATGGATAAAAAAAATGAAATTAAAAAAGAAAATAATATGAAATTAAATAAGCAAATGAACTCTAAAAAAAATATGAAAAATAAAAAATCTAGTAAGATAAAATGGATAATGCTATCATTAGTTAGTATTTTATACATCACATTATTCTTTTTCAATAAATCGAAAACTATAGAGGCATTTAACTATTCTATTAATTTGTTTTTATCCATAATTCCTGTTCTTTTTATTGTTCTTATTATTATGTTTTTATTCAATTTAATTAACGAAGAAAAATTTAAAAAAATGGTTGAAAATAGCTCTAGACATACTCAGTATATTGTTATGACAATTCTTGGAACATTAAGTCATGGTCCTATTTATGCTTGGTATCCTCTTATGAAAGACTTAAAAAATAAAGGTATTACCGACGGATCTATTTCATCTTTTTTATATTCAAGAGGTATTAAATTAACGTTTTTACCTGCACTAGTTATTTATTTTGGATTAAAATATACTATTATTCTTACAAGTTATATGTTTTTATTTTCTTATCTACTAGGAGTAGTTATAGATTTTATTAACCCTAAAAAAGCTGTTAAATAA
- a CDS encoding ArsR/SmtB family transcription factor gives MKNTGIEVCKSNIIHKDIIEKVVKHMPKEDEAINLAEFFKVFSDPTRVKIIHALFQSEMCVCDISAVLDMTQSAISHQLRVLKSSKLVKYRKEGKSVYYSLDDYHISGIFEMAVNHIKHSKGK, from the coding sequence ATGAAAAATACAGGAATTGAAGTTTGTAAATCAAATATCATTCACAAAGATATTATAGAAAAAGTTGTAAAACATATGCCAAAAGAGGATGAAGCAATTAACCTTGCAGAGTTTTTTAAAGTCTTTAGTGATCCGACAAGAGTAAAGATTATTCATGCATTATTTCAATCTGAAATGTGTGTTTGTGATATATCGGCTGTACTTGATATGACACAATCAGCCATTTCACATCAACTTAGAGTATTAAAGTCCTCAAAGTTAGTAAAATATAGAAAAGAAGGTAAGTCAGTATATTATTCTTTAGACGATTATCATATTAGTGGTATTTTTGAAATGGCAGTTAATCACATAAAACATTCTAAAGGGAAATAA
- a CDS encoding heavy metal translocating P-type ATPase has product MEKKVVILDGLTCSNCAGKIEKDVKLISTIDSAFIDFANSKLIFENAKELSKENFDKIKEIVNKYEPDVNVFFEGNKKKDDENKGNVVLKKEKLRLIISTIVFVVSLLYLYLVKAPSEIVELVLFLSAYIISGQNVILKALRNIRRGKVFDENFLMLVATLGAFFIKQYPEGVAVMIFYNYGEYFQKLAVNNSRKSISSLMNIKPEYANLITSKGPKKVDPSEVKLGQLIIVKPGEKIPIDGLVVSGNSMLDTSSITGESVPRSIGMGEEIVSGSINLNSVITIKTSKLYADSTVSKIIELVENAAKNKAPTEEFISKFAAFYTPIIVVSALLLAILPPILLGTMDFNEWIYRALVFLVISCPCALVVSVPLGYFGGIGVASKNGVLVKGGNYLDALNSIDVVIFDKTGTLTKGVFKVVNVDILIEMEREEFLRLVSHTEAYSNHPIAKSIIDSYGHKIDHAIIEEHNEIHGKGIKAKIEGKEILVGNEKLLESNNIAFEKNNEIGTVIYVAIDGKYCGSLIISDEIKEDSKTTIETLKKIGIKKTVMLTGDNENIAKKVASELEIDEVYFELLPDEKVERVKEIKDKFSNKVIFVGDGTNDAPVLALSDVGVAMGAFGSDAAIEAADVVLMTDEVSKLVEGINVAKRTRKIVIENIVFALGVKGVFLLLGAFGMATLWEAVFADVGVTVIAVLNTIRILKK; this is encoded by the coding sequence ATGGAAAAAAAAGTTGTTATTTTAGATGGTCTTACATGTTCTAATTGTGCAGGTAAGATAGAAAAAGATGTGAAATTGATATCAACAATTGATAGTGCTTTTATTGACTTTGCTAATAGCAAGTTGATTTTTGAGAATGCCAAAGAACTATCAAAAGAAAATTTTGATAAAATAAAAGAAATAGTAAATAAATATGAGCCTGATGTTAATGTATTTTTTGAAGGAAATAAAAAGAAAGATGACGAAAATAAAGGTAATGTAGTATTAAAAAAAGAAAAACTTAGATTAATTATTTCTACAATTGTTTTTGTAGTTTCGCTCTTATATTTATACTTAGTAAAGGCTCCGAGTGAAATAGTAGAATTAGTATTATTTTTATCTGCATATATTATTTCTGGACAAAATGTTATTTTAAAAGCTTTAAGAAATATTAGACGAGGAAAAGTTTTTGATGAAAATTTCTTAATGTTAGTTGCAACTCTAGGTGCATTTTTTATAAAACAATACCCTGAAGGTGTTGCAGTAATGATATTCTATAATTATGGAGAATATTTTCAAAAGCTTGCGGTAAATAATTCAAGGAAGTCTATATCCAGTTTAATGAATATTAAACCTGAATACGCAAACCTTATAACAAGTAAAGGTCCAAAAAAAGTAGACCCAAGCGAAGTAAAACTGGGCCAATTAATAATTGTTAAACCAGGAGAAAAAATTCCTATTGATGGACTTGTAGTTTCTGGTAATTCAATGCTTGATACATCTTCAATTACAGGGGAATCTGTACCAAGGTCTATTGGTATGGGTGAGGAAATTGTGAGTGGAAGTATTAATTTAAATAGTGTCATAACTATAAAAACAAGTAAACTTTATGCAGATTCTACTGTGAGTAAAATAATTGAATTAGTTGAAAATGCTGCTAAAAATAAAGCGCCAACGGAAGAATTTATAAGTAAATTTGCGGCTTTCTACACGCCCATAATTGTAGTTTCGGCATTATTACTAGCTATTCTTCCACCAATTTTACTTGGAACAATGGACTTTAATGAATGGATATATCGTGCTTTAGTATTTCTAGTTATATCATGCCCATGTGCGCTTGTTGTTTCAGTTCCTCTAGGCTACTTTGGTGGAATTGGTGTAGCGTCTAAAAATGGAGTTCTTGTTAAAGGCGGCAATTATTTAGATGCATTAAATTCAATTGATGTGGTTATTTTTGATAAAACTGGAACTCTTACAAAAGGTGTTTTTAAGGTTGTTAATGTCGACATATTAATTGAAATGGAAAGAGAAGAATTTTTAAGATTAGTATCGCACACAGAGGCTTATTCAAATCACCCAATTGCTAAATCTATAATTGATAGCTATGGTCATAAAATTGATCATGCTATTATTGAAGAACATAATGAAATACATGGTAAAGGAATAAAGGCTAAAATTGAAGGAAAAGAAATTTTGGTAGGTAATGAAAAATTACTTGAAAGTAATAATATAGCTTTTGAAAAAAATAATGAAATTGGAACAGTTATATATGTAGCAATTGATGGCAAATATTGTGGTAGTCTCATTATATCAGATGAAATTAAAGAAGATTCAAAAACTACTATAGAAACTCTTAAAAAAATTGGAATTAAAAAAACAGTTATGCTTACTGGTGATAATGAGAATATAGCGAAAAAAGTTGCAAGTGAATTAGAAATTGATGAAGTTTATTTTGAATTACTTCCAGATGAAAAAGTTGAAAGAGTAAAAGAGATAAAAGATAAATTTTCTAATAAAGTAATATTTGTTGGTGATGGTACTAATGATGCACCAGTACTTGCACTTTCAGATGTTGGAGTAGCAATGGGGGCCTTTGGCAGTGATGCTGCAATAGAAGCGGCTGACGTTGTGTTAATGACAGACGAGGTAAGTAAATTAGTTGAAGGAATTAATGTTGCAAAAAGAACTAGAAAAATTGTTATAGAGAATATAGTCTTTGCCTTAGGTGTGAAAGGAGTATTTTTATTACTTGGTGCATTTGGTATGGCGACTTTATGGGAAGCCGTATTTGCTGATGTCGGTGTAACAGTTATTGCAGTTCTTAATACAATTAGAATTTTGAAAAAATAA